TCGAAAGCTTCTCACTGATCTCATTCTTAAGTTCTGTCTTGTTTTTTCCCGATTTGCTACTCTCTAGTATCGATCTAAATTCCTTGCTTTTCCAAGGAGTTTTTCCAGAATTCCTGAGAATTCAAACATGCGACATATTCGATTTCTTCCATTATTGCTACTCCTCTCCTGTACTACCGTTGGATTTCATAGGGAAAGTGTCCGGGAAACCTACGATTACGGTAAGACGAAAACAATCCGGGTATGCGTTTGGAAGGACGTGAATGTTTCTCCGGAAAGAATGAATACTCTATTCGAATCTTGGAACCAAGAACTAAGCCTGTATCGTTTACAGGCGAAAGTTGCCAAGGTGCAAGACTGGCAAAGACCGGGATTGACTAGCAATGATATCATGAAGGAACTCTTTCAAGCCCCCTTGCCTCCCGACTGCGATCGTATTCTCGCACTCGCTGGGGTCCAATTCTCCGATATCCTGTATGAATTCGCTTCATATATACTCGCATTGTTTTTCATTCCTACCTTCGAAGTATTAGGAGCAGTAGACAGTTATACAGGAACCAGAGGATTTATCTTGGCTCATACCGCTTCCTTAGGATCTCTACTATATGGAGGAGCGCCGCATACGATTGTTCATGAAGGATATCATCTCCTGGGTTGCGGACACGCATTCTTTCTTTCGGAATGTTACACTAAGATCAGAGACTTAAAACTAGCTTCCGAAAAAGAAGAAGCATTCTTTCCTGCGGCATTGCAAAAGGGAGGCTTCTTGTATTCTCAGAAAGATGTGAACCTTATCTTTTTAGGACAATGATCCTACTATTTTCCGAATCTTTCTTTTAGGAGAACGACACTTTGGAAACCTGGAAGAATGAGTTCCATTTCCGGAGAAAATAGACCTTCTTCCAAATTTAGCGAAGAGACTTTAGGTTATATTTACGCTCTTGCCGGAACAGTTCTCTTTTCCTCCAAAGGTGTAATCGTAAAACTAGTTTATAAATTTGGAATAGACTCTGTGACCACTCTGGCACTCAGAATGTCGTTCGCCATTCCATTCTTCGCGTACGTTCTGTACCAAGAAAATCGAAAACAAGTCTCTCAACCGATTTCTAGAAAGGACTACTCGATCGTAGTATTTTTAGCTTTCATGGGATACTATCTTGCGAGCTTCTTTGATTTTTGGGGATTGGAATATCTATCCGCCTCTATCGAAAGACTGGTGCTATTTACATATCCTGCGTTAGTTCTTCTTTTAAGTTTTATTTTTCTAAGAAAGAAGATCCACAAGATAGAGATCTATTCTGTTGCCTTGACCTATTCAGGGATCTTACTCGCTTTTTTGCCGGACGCGGAATCGCAAGGACAATCGGTTTGGATCGGAGGAATGCTTGTATTTCTCTCCGCACTTGCGTATGCAATTTATCTGATCGGTAGCGGACAGATGATCC
This genomic window from Leptospira semungkisensis contains:
- a CDS encoding DMT family transporter, coding for MSSISGENRPSSKFSEETLGYIYALAGTVLFSSKGVIVKLVYKFGIDSVTTLALRMSFAIPFFAYVLYQENRKQVSQPISRKDYSIVVFLAFMGYYLASFFDFWGLEYLSASIERLVLFTYPALVLLLSFIFLRKKIHKIEIYSVALTYSGILLAFLPDAESQGQSVWIGGMLVFLSALAYAIYLIGSGQMIPKLGSKKFTALLMLWSGAFVLIHFFIKKDASLLFQQRWEVYAYGFALGLLTTVLPAFLTTAGIQRIGSNKASIAGSVGPVFTLFLASFLLGEKITWENLAGTAIVLSGVFLLGRKKQTIAS